From a region of the Brevibacterium siliguriense genome:
- a CDS encoding ATP-binding protein gives MTPRPARRPLAHALLWTGISAVVGALLLFIVIGKQWPDPKPIGAEADALSAEIFVHIVFGLVSFVCLPIVLVFDGRRIPRKQLRPKVLASEKLREFLTVTGHGGDEFLAADGSVESLQRRPGGWVPVTAGIIGILLGTVSILGAFAASIMLISLSARRSWALDFVALAATLAAFSATYVLTPQAAGAFDLPVFVFGSTLYAVIVIVGVIRGAREQGFIDSAAQTLLRERSRQDRAIAEVRRGIARDMHDSLSHHLSVIAMYSGALSVRQDLDPDEVRENARLIADAARRSGVELREVLTMLRSDDQGTVIDPDIDRLVAARGDTAELRYLEPVTGAALHRCGSLEQTTIYRFVQEAITNAVKHAPGQTVTIKVGFDEADGHLVLVASNPHTGLAPAFRAGAQQLVSGSGLGLLGLRERMEAMGGDLTVTTTPEFTLRARIRVDADIFTDGDAPGTAGTIDSPDEQENA, from the coding sequence GTGACACCTCGCCCTGCCCGCCGCCCGCTCGCGCATGCCCTCCTCTGGACCGGCATCTCCGCGGTCGTCGGCGCGCTCCTGCTTTTCATCGTCATCGGCAAACAATGGCCTGACCCGAAACCCATCGGTGCTGAGGCGGATGCGCTCAGTGCCGAAATCTTCGTACACATCGTCTTCGGGCTCGTATCCTTCGTCTGTCTGCCCATCGTCCTCGTCTTCGACGGACGCCGGATTCCGCGCAAACAACTGCGTCCGAAGGTCCTGGCCTCAGAGAAGCTGCGCGAATTCCTCACAGTCACCGGGCACGGCGGTGATGAGTTCCTCGCTGCCGACGGCTCAGTCGAATCACTGCAGCGCCGTCCGGGCGGCTGGGTTCCCGTCACCGCCGGAATCATCGGCATACTCCTCGGCACGGTCAGCATCCTCGGCGCCTTCGCCGCTTCGATCATGCTCATCTCGCTGTCGGCCAGGCGCAGCTGGGCCCTCGACTTCGTCGCACTCGCCGCCACGCTGGCAGCCTTCTCAGCGACCTATGTGCTCACTCCGCAGGCGGCAGGGGCCTTCGATCTTCCCGTGTTCGTCTTCGGCAGCACGCTCTACGCCGTCATCGTCATCGTCGGCGTCATCCGCGGCGCCCGCGAACAGGGCTTCATCGATTCCGCTGCCCAGACCCTGCTGCGCGAACGCTCCCGACAGGACCGCGCCATCGCCGAGGTGCGCCGCGGCATCGCCCGCGATATGCACGATTCCCTGTCCCACCACCTCTCCGTCATCGCGATGTACTCCGGTGCGCTGTCCGTGCGACAGGACCTCGACCCCGACGAGGTGCGGGAGAACGCCCGCCTCATCGCCGATGCCGCCCGCCGCTCCGGCGTCGAACTCCGGGAGGTGCTCACCATGCTCCGCAGCGACGATCAGGGCACGGTCATCGACCCCGACATCGACCGCCTCGTCGCGGCCAGGGGCGACACCGCCGAGCTGCGCTACCTCGAACCGGTGACAGGCGCGGCGCTCCACCGGTGCGGGTCACTCGAGCAGACGACGATCTACCGCTTCGTCCAGGAGGCGATCACGAACGCGGTCAAGCACGCACCGGGCCAGACGGTGACGATCAAGGTCGGCTTCGATGAGGCCGACGGTCACCTAGTGCTCGTCGCCAGCAATCCGCACACAGGTCTGGCCCCGGCCTTCCGCGCCGGAGCTCAGCAGCTCGTCTCCGGATCCGGGTTGGGACTGCTCGGGCTGCGGGAGAGAATGGAGGCCATGGGCGGCGATCTCACCGTGACGACGACTCCGGA
- a CDS encoding CPBP family intramembrane glutamic endopeptidase: MRDQPYSLRYHRQFAAQPGHRWFKPILVALLTSVFYMIAVIGLFATFFLWALFALGADGDFNAWSDQLIDMNTTTGALFGLVSVILMWPAAELATLCIYRRSFSSMISIRGGMRWGQLGRYLLVGTVVWVVCAIVMVVFSDGAMGNLASGIVWNSQVLAILIAIILLVPFQATAEEIVFRGLAMNIIGSWLRHPAWAVFIPVPFFVVGHLYDLPGLIDVGIFAVIVGTLTIITGGLEAGIAFHIVNNVFAFGLGVLAGADLNATSAPTIEVVMSIAAPIVFGIIGAFVAGFIDSRLPKGF; this comes from the coding sequence ATGAGAGATCAACCCTACTCATTGCGCTATCATCGTCAGTTCGCCGCGCAACCTGGACACCGGTGGTTCAAGCCGATCCTCGTGGCGCTTCTGACCTCGGTGTTCTACATGATCGCCGTCATCGGCCTGTTCGCGACCTTCTTTCTCTGGGCACTCTTCGCCCTCGGCGCCGACGGTGACTTCAACGCGTGGTCAGACCAGCTCATCGACATGAACACGACCACGGGCGCCCTCTTCGGACTCGTCAGCGTCATCCTGATGTGGCCGGCCGCCGAGCTCGCGACTCTATGCATCTACCGGCGCTCGTTCTCCTCGATGATCTCGATCCGCGGCGGCATGCGATGGGGGCAGCTCGGCCGGTACCTGCTGGTCGGCACGGTCGTATGGGTGGTCTGCGCGATCGTCATGGTCGTCTTCTCCGATGGGGCGATGGGCAACCTGGCCTCGGGAATCGTGTGGAACAGCCAAGTGCTCGCCATCCTCATCGCAATCATCCTCCTCGTTCCGTTCCAGGCGACGGCCGAGGAGATCGTCTTCCGCGGCCTGGCCATGAACATCATCGGCTCATGGCTGCGCCACCCCGCGTGGGCCGTGTTCATCCCCGTGCCGTTCTTCGTCGTCGGCCACCTTTATGACCTGCCGGGACTCATCGACGTCGGCATCTTCGCTGTCATCGTCGGCACCCTGACCATCATCACCGGCGGCCTCGAAGCTGGAATCGCCTTCCACATCGTCAACAACGTCTTCGCGTTCGGTCTGGGTGTGCTCGCCGGTGCCGACCTCAATGCGACGAGCGCCCCCACAATCGAGGTCGTCATGTCGATCGCGGCTCCGATCGTCTTCGGCATCATCGGCGCCTTCGTCGCAGGTTTCATCGACTCTCGTCTGCCGAAGGGGTTCTAG
- a CDS encoding sensor histidine kinase, translating into MNHSPDLTSPAPADTYAGDVPRPTEPPQIGPHAQAAADSQAATAPRSWWARLWHNLGRDAGFVAPSLVISLIAFPVLVTLFSVSIATVIVWVGVLLLPLSLTVARAFGNLSRARARAWGASITEVPPRPRGRGLRWWLAPLSDARAWLDLLFETVFALPIRLLTFSISLAWAAGGLGGITHFFWGAFVPDGGGNTVDWVVAWTTNSPVTNLGFTAEATFQFIVGIILLLTFPFVLHTMALLEIVAIRAALSTDGAAAAMQSAQPEHSAQTPGSYSSAAPQAARSELPRHPAQSSPLSALEGSQGWFWLIAAFVGAVLVAVAWPVTTVLYGVPTVYAMLLAFGLSAALLLAVRWPIPAIGLGLVSQAAGILLTADVSGAVRPFTVTSLLALVFLHLIIGLRHRWIHLVALWSGSALIGVLALILPHAGELPGALSNVITTVSIAAGAGIIGVIGNLLLKGRRQLESERELSAAELAKRQELEERNRIAQELHDVVAHSMSVISVQATTARYRLPGLDERSLGEFDSMASSARQALTEMRGLLAILRGGRDADLAPQPTVEDIPALVDVTRGSGAVVDLDFPAETFTLPPTTSLTAFRVVQESLSNALRHAAGAPVGVTVTVIESRLEISVRNGEPDGAADAGGHSHLGGGFGIKGMRERVEALGGSLRVGPTSAGGFEVTASLPTE; encoded by the coding sequence GTGAACCACTCCCCCGATCTCACCTCCCCCGCACCCGCCGACACGTACGCTGGAGACGTGCCCCGCCCAACAGAGCCTCCGCAGATCGGCCCGCATGCCCAGGCGGCCGCCGATTCTCAGGCCGCGACCGCGCCGCGTTCGTGGTGGGCCCGGCTGTGGCACAATCTCGGCCGTGATGCCGGCTTCGTCGCCCCGAGTCTGGTCATCTCCCTCATCGCGTTCCCGGTGCTCGTCACCCTGTTCTCCGTCTCGATCGCCACGGTCATCGTCTGGGTCGGCGTGCTTCTCCTGCCGCTGTCCCTCACTGTCGCCCGCGCATTCGGCAACCTCTCCAGGGCCCGTGCCCGTGCGTGGGGTGCCTCCATCACCGAGGTGCCTCCCCGTCCCCGCGGACGTGGCCTCCGCTGGTGGCTGGCTCCGCTGTCCGACGCCCGTGCGTGGTTGGATCTGCTCTTCGAAACCGTGTTCGCCCTGCCGATCCGGCTCCTCACGTTCTCCATTTCCCTGGCCTGGGCCGCGGGCGGACTGGGCGGCATCACGCACTTCTTCTGGGGCGCTTTCGTCCCTGACGGGGGCGGAAACACCGTCGACTGGGTCGTCGCCTGGACGACGAACTCTCCGGTCACGAACCTCGGATTCACCGCCGAGGCGACCTTCCAGTTCATCGTCGGGATCATCCTGCTGCTGACGTTCCCTTTCGTCCTCCATACCATGGCACTGCTCGAGATCGTCGCGATTCGTGCGGCGCTGTCGACCGATGGGGCGGCTGCCGCGATGCAGTCGGCCCAGCCGGAACACTCGGCACAGACGCCAGGTTCTTACTCGTCCGCCGCGCCGCAGGCGGCTCGCTCAGAACTGCCGCGTCATCCGGCACAGTCCTCGCCGCTGTCGGCCCTCGAGGGGAGCCAGGGCTGGTTCTGGCTCATCGCGGCTTTCGTCGGTGCCGTGCTCGTGGCGGTCGCCTGGCCGGTGACCACCGTCCTCTATGGCGTCCCGACCGTCTACGCGATGCTTCTCGCGTTCGGCCTCAGTGCCGCGCTCCTGCTTGCCGTGCGCTGGCCGATCCCGGCAATCGGTCTCGGACTCGTCTCTCAGGCGGCGGGCATTCTGCTCACCGCGGATGTCTCGGGAGCAGTCCGTCCGTTCACGGTCACCTCGCTGTTGGCTCTCGTGTTCCTCCACCTCATCATCGGTCTGCGTCACCGCTGGATCCACCTCGTCGCGCTGTGGTCGGGCAGTGCGCTCATCGGCGTGCTCGCCTTGATCCTGCCGCATGCCGGCGAGCTGCCCGGGGCACTGTCGAACGTCATCACCACTGTTTCGATTGCCGCCGGCGCCGGGATCATCGGTGTCATCGGCAACCTGCTCCTCAAAGGTCGCCGGCAGCTCGAATCCGAACGCGAACTCAGTGCCGCGGAGCTGGCGAAGCGGCAGGAGCTGGAGGAGCGCAACCGGATCGCTCAGGAGCTCCACGATGTCGTCGCCCACAGCATGTCGGTCATCAGCGTGCAGGCGACGACGGCGAGGTACCGGCTCCCCGGACTCGATGAGCGCAGCCTCGGTGAGTTCGATTCGATGGCCTCTTCGGCCAGGCAGGCGCTGACGGAGATGCGCGGACTGCTCGCGATCCTCCGCGGGGGCCGGGATGCGGACCTGGCTCCGCAGCCGACCGTCGAGGACATTCCCGCCCTCGTCGATGTCACCCGCGGCTCCGGCGCCGTCGTCGACCTCGACTTTCCTGCAGAGACCTTCACGCTGCCGCCGACGACGAGCCTCACGGCGTTCCGCGTGGTGCAGGAGAGTCTGTCGAATGCGCTGCGGCATGCCGCCGGCGCTCCGGTGGGGGTCACCGTCACGGTCATCGAGTCCCGGCTCGAGATCTCCGTTCGCAACGGTGAACCCGACGGCGCGGCGGACGCGGGTGGACACAGCCACCTCGGCGGAGGTTTCGGCATCAAGGGGATGCGCGAACGCGTCGAAGCCTTGGGCGGAAGCCTGCGGGTGGGGCCGACGAGTGCTGGCGGGTTCGAGGTCACCGCGTCGCTGCCCACGGAGTGA
- a CDS encoding DMT family protein: MITTAVILATAAAFCLALGTHFQQHAVAAMAPSLRRRATWAAGLGLMGLVTLLNVIALGLGPVAIVQPIGAVSLIFAVLIGRRYFGLRLGAPLLISIAVTLFGIFTFVATSARYAHEISVNSQSVTWLLAVLIALTLFAGLFSFSSAGHIPRVIMTGIVFGTVAAATHVLARSVVLSGLPGLNTFGLRWWALLAAVGLASAAGFWLVQTAYACGPAETVLAGLTVIDPIVAVIIGAAFFGEYTGLTPPATIGLLVSAAVGIGGVWMLSRFHPKVLESRGTIPTTSAAAASTTAQEGITL, translated from the coding sequence ATGATCACCACCGCCGTCATCCTCGCCACCGCTGCAGCGTTCTGCCTGGCCTTGGGCACCCACTTCCAGCAGCATGCCGTGGCCGCTATGGCTCCGAGCCTGCGCCGTCGCGCCACCTGGGCAGCCGGGCTCGGACTCATGGGGCTGGTCACGTTGCTCAACGTCATCGCGCTCGGACTCGGCCCGGTCGCCATCGTCCAGCCCATCGGTGCGGTCTCTCTCATCTTCGCCGTCCTCATCGGGCGGCGGTACTTCGGGCTCCGTCTCGGTGCTCCGCTCCTCATCAGCATCGCGGTCACACTCTTCGGAATCTTCACCTTCGTGGCCACCTCGGCGAGGTACGCTCACGAGATCTCCGTGAACTCACAGTCGGTGACCTGGCTGCTCGCCGTGCTCATCGCTCTCACCCTCTTCGCCGGGCTGTTCTCGTTCAGCTCCGCAGGACACATCCCCAGGGTCATCATGACCGGGATCGTCTTCGGCACGGTCGCGGCGGCCACGCACGTCCTGGCTCGGTCGGTCGTCTTGTCGGGACTGCCCGGACTTAATACGTTCGGCCTGCGCTGGTGGGCGCTGCTGGCCGCGGTCGGTCTGGCCTCGGCCGCAGGCTTCTGGCTCGTCCAGACCGCGTACGCCTGTGGCCCTGCCGAAACGGTGCTGGCCGGCCTCACGGTCATCGACCCGATCGTCGCCGTCATCATCGGTGCCGCGTTCTTCGGCGAGTACACAGGACTGACACCGCCTGCCACCATCGGCCTGCTCGTCTCCGCGGCTGTCGGCATCGGCGGAGTGTGGATGCTCTCACGCTTCCACCCGAAGGTCCTCGAATCCCGCGGCACCATCCCCACCACCTCTGCGGCGGCCGCCTCGACAACGGCACAGGAAGGAATCACGCTGTGA